Below is a window of Polyangiaceae bacterium DNA.
GCGGGGCACCTCCTGCACGTCGGACTCGAAGGTCAGGAGCGAGCCGTCCTCTCCAACGGGGGGCTGGGCGTTCTCCAGCGACTCGAGCGAAACCGTCTGAGTGACCTCTGCCGCCCACTGCAGGTGCGCCTCACGCTTCTGGAAGCGATCGGAGAGCACGTGCTTCACGTAGGCGCCGATCTCCTCCGGCCCGACGAAGGCGCCGGCGCGCATCACGTATTGCTGCAGCGCGCGCGACATGTCGCGGGCCGACGCGAAGCGCTTGTTCGCGTCCTTGGCCAGCGCCCGCATCACGATGGACTCGAGCTCGACCGGGTAGTTGTCGATGATGCTGGACGGAGGCGGCACGACGCACGCCTGCACTCGCTCCAGTGTCTCCAGGTCGCTGTCCATCCGGAACAGGCGCCGCCCCGTGGTCAGCTCCCAGAGCACGACACCCAGGGCGAAGATGTCGGTGCGCCGATCGATGGAGACCCCCTGGACCTGCTCGGGGCTCATGTACGCCAGCTTGCCCTTGAGGGTACCAGCGCGGGTGGTCGAGAGCCTCCCGGTGACCTTCGCGATGCCGAAGTCCACGACCTTCACCGCGCCGTCGTAGGTGAGGAAGAGGTTGTGCGGGGTGACGTCGCGGTGGACCAGGTTCAGGAGCCTGCCGTCCTTGTCCCGGAGCTCGTGGGCGGCGTGCAGGCCTTCCGCCGCGTCGGAGATCACCTTGGCGGCGAGCTGCGGGCCCATGGGTGGGGCGCCGCCTTCCTCCACCGCGCGCATGATCTCGCGCATCGGCTCGCCATGTAGGTACTCCATGGCGATCCAGTACGTGTCGCGTTGCTTGCCCAGGTCGAAGACCTGCGCGACGTTCGGATGCGAGATGCGCGCGGCGATGCGCGCCTCGTCGAGGAACATGCGGATGAACTGCTCGTCCTCCGCCAGGTGGCGGTGGATGCGCTTGATGGCGACCCACTTCTGGAAGCCGCCGGGGCCGTCGGCGCGCGCCAGGTGCACGCTGGCCATGCCGCCCACGCCGATCTCGTCCACGACGCGGTAGCGGCCGAGGAAATACGTGCCGCCGGACGGAACGCTCGGCTCGCTGCCCTCGGCCATCCGGCGCTCGCGATCGCTCGGGGACGACCCCCCGAGCTTCGGGCGCTGCGGACCACCGGGGACCAAGTCGTTCGCCATGCTACTTCTTCCACGCCGGTGAGCCGACGCTCACCTCGTCGGGCTTGCGTGTGACCGCGTAGATGACGATGCCGCCGACCAGCAGCGCACCGCCGATGATCCAGGGCAAGGGACCCGCGAAGAAGTCGTTGCCTTTGTCCTTCTCGGGTCGTTTGGTCGGCTCGGGAGTGGGCTCTTCGTCGTCCATTCCGCCTTCGCTGGCGCGCGTCCCTTCGACGCGGATCTTCCCTTCGGTGACCGTCCAGGCGTTGTTCTGCGCGTCCACGGCCGACGCCTTCACCTTGAGCCGCGCGCCCGCCATGGCGACACGCTTCGGGAAGTCGAAGGTGAGCGACGGCTCGGCGCTCTTCTTGCGCTTCCACTTCTTGCCGCTGACGGGGTCCTCGATCGCCACGACGACCTCGCTGACCAGCACCGCGAAGCCGGGCGGGATCTCCGTCTCCAGGGTGAAGCCCTGGCTGGCCGGGACCGTGTCGGGCGCCTTCAGCGTGATGCTCAGCTTCTCCCCGCCCTGCTGCTGGGCTTCCTTCCGCGCCTGCTGGAACAGCTTCTTGGCCTTCGGTCCGCTCTCCGCCGGCAGCTCGAAGTTCGGATCGATGGCCGCTGCGACGCGGAACGCGCTGAGAGCGCCGTTCGTGTCGTTCAAGGCGGCTTTGACCGTGCCGACGCGCGAGTGCGCGATGACCACGTCGCCGGGTTCGAGGCCGCCGGCCGCCAGGGACTGCTCGTAGAGCTCTTTCGCCTTTTCCAGCTCGCCCTGGTGCCAGGCCGTGTCGGCCTGGCCGAACGACTTCGGCGCCGCCGCCACGGGCGCGGCAGGGAGTAGAACCAGCGACGTGACACCGATGAAGATGCACGCCGCGACGAGCAGGGCTCGCGCTCGGGAAACCATCAGAAATCCTTGAGAAGCGTACCGGGCCCGGGGGGCTGGATCAACCCAAGCGACCCGGCTCGTCGAGTCTAGCACGCGACTTCGGGGGCCGCGGCCCGAGGACCGGTGTGCGACAGTGTATGGACACGAGCCCCGGGGCTCGGGACCCTCATGGAAACGGCTGCGCTGGTTGCCCGCGCTGGAAGTAGAAGCGGAACCAGCCCTCGACCTGGCTAGTGCGCTCGGGGTCGATGTCCCCGCTCGGCAGCACGTGGCGCGGATCCGCGAAGCTCGCCGAGAAGCGCGCTTCCGTAAGTC
It encodes the following:
- a CDS encoding tetratricopeptide repeat protein — its product is MVSRARALLVAACIFIGVTSLVLLPAAPVAAAPKSFGQADTAWHQGELEKAKELYEQSLAAGGLEPGDVVIAHSRVGTVKAALNDTNGALSAFRVAAAIDPNFELPAESGPKAKKLFQQARKEAQQQGGEKLSITLKAPDTVPASQGFTLETEIPPGFAVLVSEVVVAIEDPVSGKKWKRKKSAEPSLTFDFPKRVAMAGARLKVKASAVDAQNNAWTVTEGKIRVEGTRASEGGMDDEEPTPEPTKRPEKDKGNDFFAGPLPWIIGGALLVGGIVIYAVTRKPDEVSVGSPAWKK